The Dehalococcoidales bacterium genome has a segment encoding these proteins:
- the corA gene encoding magnesium/cobalt transporter CorA, which yields MPWKAYYMSPEGVLQCDLNEDEVRHAFQSEQGFLWVDVVETTEADGQFLEQTFGFHHLAVEDCVSERVHPPKTDDFDGYLFTIVHGINHMTESEIVETAELAVFLGSHFVVSNHNSPLYSIEAIRRQVESDGRPMRRAADFLAYTLMDALVDNVLPTIDKMSEIAEEIEEETIRNPQQTVLEAIIKLKRSTLRIHRVMAPQREALNRLSRGDFPLISTDSRIYFRDVYDHLVRIEDLNQTIRDRADNALNTYLSSLANRQNETMRVLSIVATIFLPLTLVAGIYGMNFDNMPELRWTWGYFAVLGFMGVVIAAVVWRLWARRWITWGRRQVRWVRPFTVEPEKLTWHAGKLTGWPRRHTR from the coding sequence ATGCCGTGGAAGGCTTACTACATGAGTCCTGAAGGTGTTCTACAATGTGACCTGAACGAGGACGAGGTCAGGCACGCATTTCAGTCCGAGCAGGGTTTTCTCTGGGTTGACGTGGTCGAGACCACCGAGGCTGATGGGCAGTTCCTGGAGCAGACCTTCGGCTTCCACCATCTTGCGGTGGAGGACTGCGTCAGTGAGCGGGTACATCCCCCGAAGACAGACGACTTCGATGGCTACCTGTTCACCATAGTGCACGGCATCAACCATATGACAGAGTCGGAGATAGTGGAAACAGCCGAACTGGCCGTCTTTCTCGGTTCCCACTTCGTGGTGTCAAATCACAACTCCCCGCTCTACAGTATTGAGGCGATAAGACGACAGGTAGAAAGTGATGGCCGTCCCATGAGACGCGCTGCTGACTTCCTGGCCTACACCCTCATGGATGCCCTGGTAGATAACGTCCTGCCGACCATCGACAAGATGAGCGAGATTGCTGAAGAGATCGAGGAGGAGACGATCCGAAACCCTCAGCAGACTGTACTTGAAGCCATCATCAAGCTGAAACGCTCAACTCTGCGAATACACCGGGTAATGGCTCCCCAGCGAGAAGCGCTGAACCGGCTCAGTCGTGGTGACTTCCCGCTGATCAGTACCGATTCACGGATCTACTTCCGGGATGTCTACGACCATCTCGTGCGGATTGAAGACCTGAACCAGACCATTCGAGACCGAGCCGACAACGCCCTCAACACCTACCTGTCCTCACTGGCCAACCGGCAGAATGAAACGATGAGAGTTCTGTCCATAGTGGCCACCATCTTTCTGCCCCTCACGCTAGTCGCCGGAATCTACGGCATGAATTTTGACAACATGCCGGAGCTCAGGTGGACATGGGGCTACTTTGCCGTACTGGGCTTCATGGGGGTCGTGATCGCTGCCGTGGTGTGGCGGTTATGGGCCCGGAGGTGGATAACGTGGGGCCGAAGACAGGTCCGTTGGGTGAGGCCCTTCACAGTGGAGCCCGAGAAGCTCACCTGGCACGCAGGCAAACTGACCGGATGGCCCCGCCGGCAC